One window of Actinomycetes bacterium genomic DNA carries:
- the pheS gene encoding phenylalanine--tRNA ligase subunit alpha produces the protein MSAPNRTYDPVEVTALHPDAVARARGEALAAIAGAGDLEALKAVRLAHAGDRSPLALANREIGALPPQAKAEAGKRVGMARAEVRKALEAREAELSAERDARVLVEEAVDVTLPTDRRPLGARHPLSTLTERVCDIFTAIGYEIAEGPELEAEWYNFDALNIPPDHPARTMQDTFFVESPDSGLVLRTHTSPVQIRTMLTQQPPIYVLCPGRVYRTDELDATHTPVFGQFEGLAVDEGITMADLKGTLDYFASALFGEGLVTRLRPSYFPFTEPSAEVDLQCFVCRGASVGDPANPCRTCASEGWIEWGGCGVVNPRVLIACGIDPDRYSGFAFGMGIERSLMFRHDVRDMRDMVEGDIRFSVQFGTEV, from the coding sequence ATGTCCGCGCCGAACCGCACGTACGACCCCGTCGAGGTGACCGCCTTGCATCCCGACGCCGTCGCGCGCGCACGCGGGGAGGCGCTCGCGGCCATCGCCGGGGCGGGGGACCTGGAGGCGCTCAAGGCGGTACGCCTCGCGCACGCCGGCGACCGCAGCCCGCTGGCCCTGGCCAACCGGGAGATCGGGGCGCTGCCGCCGCAGGCCAAGGCCGAGGCGGGCAAGCGGGTCGGCATGGCGCGTGCCGAGGTCAGGAAGGCGCTCGAGGCACGAGAGGCCGAGCTGTCCGCGGAGCGTGACGCCCGGGTACTGGTGGAGGAGGCCGTCGACGTCACCCTGCCCACCGATCGCCGACCCCTCGGCGCCAGGCACCCATTGAGCACGCTGACCGAGCGGGTCTGCGACATCTTCACCGCCATCGGGTACGAGATCGCCGAGGGTCCCGAGCTCGAGGCCGAGTGGTACAACTTCGACGCCCTGAACATCCCGCCGGACCATCCGGCGCGCACCATGCAGGACACCTTCTTCGTCGAGTCCCCGGACTCCGGGCTCGTGCTGCGCACCCACACCTCGCCCGTGCAGATCCGCACGATGCTGACGCAGCAGCCGCCGATCTACGTGCTGTGCCCGGGCCGGGTCTACCGGACCGACGAGCTCGACGCCACGCACACGCCGGTGTTCGGCCAGTTCGAGGGCCTCGCGGTCGACGAGGGCATCACCATGGCCGACCTCAAGGGCACCCTGGACTACTTCGCGTCGGCGCTGTTCGGCGAGGGTCTCGTGACCCGGCTGCGTCCGTCGTACTTCCCCTTCACCGAGCCGAGCGCTGAGGTGGACCTCCAGTGCTTCGTCTGCCGGGGTGCATCGGTCGGTGACCCCGCGAACCCCTGCCGCACCTGCGCGAGCGAGGGCTGGATCGAGTGGGGCGGGTGCGGGGTCGTCAACCCGCGCGTCCTCATCGCCTGCGGCATCGATCCCGACCGCTACAGCGGCTTCGCCTTCGGCATGGGCATCGAGCGATCGCTGATGTTCCGGCACGACGTACGCGACATGCGCGACATGGTCGAGGGCGACATCCGCTTCAGCGTGCAGTTCGGGACGGAGGTCTGA
- a CDS encoding RNA methyltransferase — protein MRGKGRAEAGQFLAEGPQAVREALAPPVRARALFVSAEGRRRHADLVEAARATAVAVHTVDDPLMAELAGTVTPQGVLAVCDDVDVALAEVLGGGPRLLALMAHVRDPGNAGTVIRCADAAGADGVLISTASVDVYNPKAVRASAGSLFHLPVVLDVAVPDVVTALRAAGLRVLAADGSGARDLDEEADAGGLDVPTAWVFGNEAWGLDEEVAAACDAVVRVPVYGLAESLNLASAAAICLYASARAQRRESRRRFPAPG, from the coding sequence TTGCGGGGCAAGGGTCGGGCCGAGGCAGGGCAGTTCCTCGCCGAGGGCCCCCAGGCGGTGCGCGAGGCCCTGGCGCCGCCCGTGCGCGCCCGAGCACTGTTCGTCTCGGCGGAGGGCCGGCGACGGCACGCGGATCTCGTCGAGGCGGCCCGCGCGACGGCCGTGGCCGTCCACACCGTCGACGACCCGCTCATGGCCGAGCTGGCCGGGACGGTCACCCCGCAGGGGGTGCTCGCGGTCTGCGACGACGTCGACGTCGCGCTGGCGGAGGTCCTTGGCGGCGGGCCTCGACTGCTCGCGCTCATGGCGCACGTCCGCGACCCCGGCAACGCCGGCACGGTCATCCGCTGCGCCGACGCCGCCGGCGCCGACGGGGTGCTGATCAGCACGGCATCGGTGGACGTGTACAACCCCAAGGCGGTACGCGCCTCCGCCGGCTCGCTGTTCCACCTGCCGGTCGTCCTCGACGTCGCGGTTCCTGACGTCGTCACCGCGCTGCGCGCGGCCGGCTTGCGGGTGCTCGCCGCGGACGGGTCGGGGGCTCGCGACCTCGACGAGGAGGCCGACGCCGGCGGGCTCGACGTACCGACCGCCTGGGTCTTCGGCAACGAGGCGTGGGGGCTGGACGAGGAGGTCGCCGCGGCGTGCGACGCCGTCGTGCGCGTCCCCGTGTACGGCCTCGCGGAGTCGCTCAACCTGGCCAGTGCCGCCGCGATCTGCCTGTACGCCAGCGCCCGCGCCCAGCGCCGCGAAAGCCGGCGGCGCTTCCCCGCCCCGGGCTGA
- the rplT gene encoding 50S ribosomal protein L20: MARVKRAVNAHKKRRVVLERASGYRGQRSRLYRKAKEQVQHSLVYAYADRKKRKGDFRQLWIQRINAGARANGLTYNRFVQGLRLAGVEVDRRMLADLAVNDTAAFAALVEVARAALPADRNAPAA, translated from the coding sequence GTGGCACGCGTCAAGAGAGCGGTCAACGCCCACAAGAAGCGCCGGGTGGTGCTCGAGCGCGCCAGTGGCTACCGGGGTCAGCGCTCGCGGCTGTACCGCAAGGCCAAGGAGCAGGTCCAGCACTCCCTCGTCTACGCCTACGCCGACCGCAAGAAGCGCAAGGGCGACTTCCGGCAGCTGTGGATCCAGCGGATCAACGCCGGCGCGCGGGCCAACGGCCTGACGTACAACCGCTTCGTCCAGGGCCTGCGGCTGGCCGGCGTCGAGGTCGACCGCCGCATGCTCGCCGACCTGGCCGTCAACGACACCGCCGCCTTCGCCGCGCTCGTCGAGGTGGCCAGGGCCGCCCTGCCCGCCGACCGCAACGCGCCGGCGGCCTGA
- the rpmI gene encoding 50S ribosomal protein L35, whose product MPKNKTHSGTKKRFKVTGTGRLRREQANRRHLFEVKPSTRTRRLHADADVAPGDAKKVKRLLGI is encoded by the coding sequence ATGCCGAAGAACAAGACGCACAGCGGGACGAAGAAGCGGTTCAAGGTCACCGGCACCGGCCGGCTGCGCCGCGAGCAGGCCAACCGCCGGCACCTCTTCGAGGTCAAGCCGTCCACGCGGACGCGGCGCCTGCACGCGGACGCCGACGTCGCCCCCGGCGACGCGAAGAAGGTCAAGCGCCTGCTCGGCATCTGA
- the infC gene encoding translation initiation factor IF-3, with translation MLRQRGEPISAEPRINDRIRVPEVRLVGPEGEQVGIVRIEDALRLAQESDLDLVEVAPMARPPVCKLMDYGKYKYETAQKAREARKNQVNTVIKEMKLRPKIDPHDYATKKGHVERFLKGGDKVKITIMFRGREQSRPELGFRLLQRLAEDVKDLGFVESAPKQDGRNMIMVLGPHRKKAEAMAEARQRRTAHHGDAVVEAPAADEESAAQA, from the coding sequence ATCCTTCGTCAACGAGGAGAACCCATCAGCGCAGAACCCCGCATCAACGACCGCATCCGCGTCCCGGAGGTCCGACTCGTCGGCCCGGAGGGCGAGCAGGTGGGCATCGTCCGCATCGAGGACGCCCTCCGGCTGGCCCAGGAGTCCGACCTGGATCTCGTCGAGGTCGCACCGATGGCCCGGCCCCCGGTCTGCAAGCTCATGGACTACGGCAAGTACAAGTACGAGACCGCCCAGAAGGCCCGTGAGGCTCGCAAGAACCAGGTCAACACGGTCATCAAGGAGATGAAGCTCCGCCCGAAGATCGACCCGCACGACTACGCCACCAAGAAGGGGCACGTCGAGCGGTTCCTCAAGGGGGGAGACAAGGTCAAGATCACGATCATGTTCCGCGGCCGCGAGCAGAGCCGCCCGGAGCTCGGGTTCCGGCTCCTGCAGCGCCTCGCGGAGGACGTCAAGGACCTGGGCTTCGTGGAATCGGCGCCCAAGCAGGACGGCCGCAACATGATCATGGTGCTGGGGCCGCACCGCAAGAAGGCGGAGGCGATGGCGGAGGCCCGCCAGCGGCGGACCGCCCATCACGGCGACGCGGTCGTCGAGGCGCCCGCCGCCGACGAGGAGAGTGCCGCTCAGGCCTGA
- a CDS encoding YihY/virulence factor BrkB family protein, whose amino-acid sequence MAGRAGRTQRLLAALERTQQRLDLLAFPVAVFRKSQDDRATSLAALIAYYAFFAIFPLLLVLVTVLGIVLKGNEELQRRIIESAVSQIPVVGSQLVASGGSGIQGHGIGLVVGIVGTFIGARGMARSFRRSTDTVWAVPWYLQGHGVRGFLATLGLLLVVGGGLVATSVISGYVVGTIDIGVSARTGGALLTCLLNVGVFAVSFRLCASRAVPFRSLWVGAVLAAVSWTVLQLVGGLVVTHVISRSSDVYGTFALVIGLLTWLFAAAYATIMSLEVDVVRVNRLWPRTFFVRTTLTEADRRAMASYVHAEQRHPSQRIAVRYDA is encoded by the coding sequence ATGGCGGGCCGAGCGGGGCGGACGCAGCGGCTGCTCGCCGCGCTGGAGCGCACCCAGCAGCGTCTCGACCTCCTGGCCTTCCCGGTCGCGGTGTTCCGCAAGTCCCAGGACGACCGCGCGACCTCGCTGGCCGCGCTCATCGCCTACTACGCCTTCTTCGCGATCTTCCCGCTGCTGCTCGTGCTCGTGACCGTGCTCGGCATCGTGCTGAAGGGCAACGAGGAGCTGCAGCGGCGGATCATCGAGTCGGCGGTCAGCCAGATCCCGGTCGTGGGCAGCCAGCTGGTGGCCAGCGGGGGGAGCGGCATCCAGGGCCACGGCATCGGGCTCGTCGTCGGCATCGTCGGCACCTTCATCGGTGCCCGCGGGATGGCCCGTTCCTTCCGCCGCTCGACGGACACGGTGTGGGCCGTGCCGTGGTACCTCCAGGGACACGGCGTCCGCGGGTTCCTGGCCACCCTGGGGCTGCTGCTGGTCGTCGGCGGCGGGCTGGTCGCGACCAGCGTCATCAGCGGGTACGTCGTCGGCACCATCGACATCGGGGTCTCGGCCCGAACCGGCGGGGCGCTGCTCACCTGCCTGCTCAACGTCGGCGTGTTCGCGGTGTCGTTCCGCCTGTGCGCCTCCCGGGCCGTGCCGTTCCGCTCGCTGTGGGTGGGCGCGGTCCTCGCCGCGGTGAGCTGGACGGTGCTCCAGCTGGTGGGCGGGCTCGTCGTCACCCACGTCATCTCCCGCTCCTCCGACGTCTACGGGACCTTCGCGCTGGTCATCGGGTTGCTGACGTGGCTGTTCGCGGCGGCGTACGCGACGATCATGTCGCTCGAGGTCGACGTCGTCCGGGTCAACCGGCTCTGGCCGCGGACCTTCTTCGTGCGGACCACGCTCACCGAGGCGGACCGGCGGGCGATGGCCTCGTACGTGCACGCGGAGCAACGCCACCCGTCCCAGCGGATCGCGGTCCGCTACGACGCCTGA
- a CDS encoding fasciclin domain-containing protein, whose translation MSVRHRVAALTAAAAVAAGAGLFAPAAQAAPSKPAVRTQSAAASTTLGTRSLATVLTSGGVAFDHNWNDYDIVTAAVLAVLKAKPNSPVKVLTDGKTTLTAFIPDDEAFRILVKQLTGKTPKTEAATFAAVASLGIPTVEKILLYHVVPGVRIRAVDALHANGANLKTAEGATIHVAVYPGPVISLWDKDHKLRNPRVILSQTNINKGNRQLAHGIDRVLLPIAVAK comes from the coding sequence ATGTCCGTCCGTCACCGTGTCGCCGCCCTGACCGCGGCGGCCGCCGTCGCCGCGGGAGCCGGCCTGTTCGCGCCGGCCGCCCAGGCGGCGCCGAGCAAGCCCGCCGTCCGCACGCAGTCGGCCGCCGCGTCGACGACCCTCGGGACCCGCTCGCTGGCCACGGTCCTCACCTCCGGCGGCGTCGCGTTCGACCACAACTGGAACGACTACGACATCGTCACCGCCGCCGTGCTCGCGGTACTGAAGGCCAAGCCGAACTCGCCGGTCAAGGTACTCACCGACGGCAAGACGACCCTGACCGCCTTCATCCCCGACGACGAGGCGTTCCGCATCCTGGTCAAGCAGCTGACCGGCAAGACCCCGAAGACCGAGGCCGCCACCTTCGCGGCCGTCGCGAGCCTCGGGATCCCGACCGTGGAGAAGATCCTGCTCTACCACGTCGTGCCGGGCGTCCGGATCCGTGCTGTCGACGCGCTGCACGCCAACGGCGCCAACCTGAAGACGGCCGAGGGCGCGACCATCCACGTCGCCGTCTACCCCGGACCGGTCATCTCGCTGTGGGACAAGGACCACAAGCTGCGCAACCCGCGCGTGATCCTCTCGCAGACGAACATCAACAAGGGCAACCGTCAGCTCGCCCACGGCATCGACCGGGTGCTGCTGCCGATCGCCGTCGCGAAGTAG
- a CDS encoding aquaporin — protein MSAVDQPAPLPLRTRRLVAEFVGTFILVIGGVGSAVTGIQTNGTLAVAIAFGLVLTFGVYAFGPVSGCNINPAVTLGMLLRGRISREEATAFWIVQFVAAFLAAGVLKLMVSGFHVTDQTGDLGANDYGAHINLAGALFVEAMLTAIFVLVILLVTDKVGNAALAGIAIGATLTLVHIVGIPLTGTGVNPARSLGPAIWTGGEPLKHVWVFIVAPLVGGALAALVFPYTRGGED, from the coding sequence GTGTCAGCAGTCGACCAGCCTGCCCCGCTCCCGCTGCGCACTCGCCGCCTGGTCGCGGAGTTCGTCGGCACCTTCATCCTGGTGATCGGTGGCGTGGGGAGCGCCGTGACGGGCATCCAGACCAACGGGACGCTGGCCGTCGCGATCGCGTTCGGGCTGGTGCTGACCTTCGGCGTCTACGCCTTCGGCCCGGTGTCAGGGTGCAACATCAACCCGGCGGTCACCCTCGGCATGCTCCTGCGCGGGCGGATCAGTCGCGAGGAGGCCACCGCCTTCTGGATCGTCCAGTTCGTCGCCGCGTTCCTGGCCGCCGGCGTCCTCAAGCTCATGGTCTCGGGGTTCCACGTCACCGACCAGACCGGCGACCTCGGCGCGAACGACTACGGCGCCCACATCAACCTGGCCGGCGCCCTGTTCGTCGAGGCGATGCTGACGGCGATCTTCGTCCTGGTGATCCTGCTCGTCACCGACAAGGTGGGCAACGCGGCCCTGGCCGGCATCGCGATCGGCGCCACCCTCACGCTGGTGCACATCGTCGGCATCCCGCTGACCGGGACCGGCGTCAACCCGGCCCGTTCCCTCGGCCCCGCCATCTGGACCGGCGGCGAGCCCCTGAAGCACGTCTGGGTGTTCATCGTGGCCCCGCTGGTCGGCGGCGCCCTCGCCGCCCTGGTGTTCCCCTACACCAGGGGCGGCGAGGACTGA
- a CDS encoding SseB family protein, with protein MTHPFDPPTDHDGFAGARVPDPPFAGDDGIADPALTAALAAGEPGALQAALLRARVFVALVAVLGEAEVGPDGLAREKTSDVRVVTVRRPDGAVALPVFSSPADLSRWHPAARPLPVAGVRAAQAAYTEGAVALLVDPGSAASGVLFGPHLRALAEARAWLPPATDPDVHAAVAEHVPAGLDWTLDATDANGGTDGADAVLRLRFPTGTPVAEARERAAALAGELAALPLLRARLVAGLDVRVEVAPPP; from the coding sequence GTGACGCACCCCTTCGATCCGCCGACGGACCACGACGGCTTCGCCGGGGCGCGGGTCCCCGACCCGCCGTTCGCGGGCGACGACGGCATCGCGGATCCCGCGCTCACGGCCGCGCTGGCGGCGGGTGAGCCAGGCGCGCTGCAGGCCGCGCTGCTGCGGGCCCGGGTGTTCGTGGCGCTCGTCGCGGTCCTCGGCGAGGCCGAGGTCGGCCCCGACGGGCTCGCCCGCGAGAAGACCTCCGACGTGCGGGTGGTGACCGTACGCCGCCCGGACGGGGCGGTGGCGCTGCCGGTCTTCAGCTCACCCGCCGACCTCTCCCGCTGGCATCCCGCCGCCCGCCCACTCCCCGTGGCAGGGGTTCGCGCCGCGCAGGCGGCCTACACCGAGGGGGCGGTGGCGCTGCTCGTGGACCCCGGCTCGGCCGCGTCGGGCGTGCTGTTCGGGCCGCACCTGCGCGCCCTCGCCGAGGCCAGGGCGTGGCTGCCCCCGGCGACGGACCCCGACGTGCACGCCGCGGTCGCCGAGCACGTACCGGCAGGCCTCGACTGGACGCTCGACGCGACCGATGCGAACGGCGGGACGGACGGGGCCGACGCCGTCCTGCGGCTGCGCTTCCCCACGGGGACGCCCGTCGCCGAGGCTCGGGAGCGGGCGGCCGCCCTGGCGGGTGAGCTGGCGGCGCTGCCGCTGCTTCGGGCCCGGCTGGTCGCCGGCCTCGACGTCCGCGTCGAGGTGGCCCCGCCGCCGTGA
- a CDS encoding PH domain-containing protein: MPPVAAVDLPHVWRPRRGRVVPYVMAAAVDCVVLVLAIAVSGARPFDRIAFLTCAAVGTYGVHRLADVRAVGTADGLTVVNWARRRRLDWAEIVGVRLAPGDPWLQLDVSDGTTVPVMAVQAADGPRGREMALEVAATVAANSPSPERP; encoded by the coding sequence GTGCCGCCTGTAGCGGCCGTCGACCTCCCTCACGTCTGGCGGCCGCGCCGCGGACGGGTGGTCCCCTATGTGATGGCGGCGGCCGTGGACTGCGTCGTGCTGGTGCTCGCGATCGCCGTGTCCGGCGCGCGTCCGTTCGACCGGATCGCATTCCTGACCTGCGCCGCCGTCGGGACCTACGGCGTGCACCGGCTCGCGGATGTCCGCGCGGTGGGCACCGCCGACGGCCTGACGGTGGTCAACTGGGCCCGCCGGCGCCGCCTGGACTGGGCGGAGATCGTCGGGGTACGGCTGGCGCCGGGCGACCCGTGGCTGCAGCTGGACGTCTCCGACGGGACGACGGTGCCGGTGATGGCGGTGCAGGCCGCCGACGGCCCGCGCGGCCGGGAGATGGCGCTCGAGGTCGCCGCCACGGTCGCCGCGAACTCCCCGTCGCCGGAGCGGCCGTGA
- the hisG gene encoding ATP phosphoribosyltransferase: protein MLRIAVPNKGSLAEPAAAMLREAGYRQRADARELILQDPESGAEFFYLRPRDIAVYVGSGQLDVGITGRDLLMDSGAPADEILPLGFGDSTFRFAARPGTARSIGDLAGLRVASAYPGLVGKHLAEAGIAAQVIRLDGAVETSVRLGVADVIADVVETGSTLRQAGLEVFGEPILRSEAVLVRRAGLPSTAPVEQLVRRLQGVIVARTYVMMDYDVRAELVERACAITPGIESPTVSPLHREGWVAVRVMVPRADTNRVMDDLWELGARGILVTDIHACRL from the coding sequence CTGCTGCGCATCGCCGTGCCGAACAAGGGCTCCCTGGCCGAGCCGGCCGCGGCGATGCTGCGCGAGGCCGGCTACCGGCAGCGCGCCGACGCGCGCGAGCTCATCCTGCAGGACCCCGAGAGCGGCGCCGAGTTCTTCTACCTGCGTCCGAGGGACATCGCGGTGTACGTCGGCTCCGGCCAGCTCGACGTGGGCATCACCGGCCGCGACCTGCTCATGGACAGCGGTGCCCCCGCGGACGAGATCCTCCCGCTCGGCTTCGGTGACTCCACGTTCCGCTTCGCCGCACGTCCCGGGACCGCGCGCTCCATCGGCGACCTCGCGGGGCTGCGCGTCGCGTCGGCGTACCCGGGGCTGGTCGGCAAGCACCTGGCCGAGGCCGGGATCGCGGCCCAGGTGATCCGGCTCGACGGCGCGGTCGAGACCTCGGTGCGCCTCGGTGTCGCCGATGTCATCGCCGACGTGGTCGAGACCGGCAGCACGCTCCGGCAGGCCGGGCTGGAGGTCTTCGGCGAGCCGATCCTGCGCTCCGAGGCCGTGCTCGTCCGGCGGGCCGGGCTGCCCTCGACGGCACCGGTGGAGCAGCTGGTCCGCCGCCTGCAGGGCGTCATCGTCGCGCGGACGTACGTGATGATGGACTACGACGTGCGGGCGGAGCTGGTGGAGCGGGCGTGCGCCATCACCCCGGGGATCGAGTCCCCGACGGTGTCGCCGCTGCACCGCGAGGGCTGGGTCGCGGTTCGGGTCATGGTCCCGCGGGCCGACACCAACCGGGTGATGGACGACCTGTGGGAGCTCGGCGCCCGGGGCATCCTCGTCACCGACATCCACGCGTGCCGCCTGTAG
- a CDS encoding phosphoribosyl-ATP diphosphatase — protein MKTFEQLWGELAERDAYRPPGSSTVAALEAGVHAIGKKVLEEAAEAWMAAEFEGKDRAAEEIAQLLYHTQVLMVACGLSLDDVYHRL, from the coding sequence ATGAAGACCTTCGAGCAGCTGTGGGGCGAGCTCGCCGAGCGCGACGCCTACCGGCCGCCGGGCTCGAGCACGGTCGCTGCCCTCGAGGCCGGCGTGCACGCCATCGGCAAGAAGGTCCTGGAGGAGGCCGCAGAGGCCTGGATGGCCGCGGAGTTCGAGGGCAAGGACCGGGCCGCCGAGGAGATCGCCCAGCTGCTCTACCACACACAGGTGCTCATGGTCGCCTGCGGTCTGTCCCTCGACGACGTCTACCACCGGCTGTGA
- the ribH gene encoding 6,7-dimethyl-8-ribityllumazine synthase, giving the protein MSGSGSPQQLDLTGAQSLRVGVAAASWHPTVSDGLLQGALRALAACGVEDPTVVRVPGAFELPVIASALARTHDAVVALGVVVRGGTPHFEYVCQAATDGLTRVALDTGVPVGFGLLTCDDERQALDRAGYRDSREDKGREAAEAAVATALALRRLL; this is encoded by the coding sequence GTGAGCGGGTCGGGGTCCCCCCAGCAGCTCGACCTCACCGGGGCGCAGAGCCTGCGAGTGGGGGTCGCCGCTGCGTCCTGGCATCCCACCGTCAGCGACGGCCTCCTGCAGGGGGCCCTGCGCGCGCTGGCCGCGTGCGGGGTCGAGGACCCGACCGTGGTGCGCGTGCCGGGCGCCTTCGAGCTGCCCGTCATCGCCTCGGCGCTGGCTCGCACCCACGACGCCGTGGTCGCGCTCGGCGTGGTGGTCCGCGGGGGGACTCCGCACTTCGAGTACGTCTGCCAGGCGGCCACCGACGGGCTGACCCGGGTCGCCCTCGATACGGGGGTCCCGGTCGGCTTCGGCCTGCTCACCTGCGACGACGAGCGCCAGGCCCTGGACCGCGCCGGCTACCGGGACTCGCGCGAGGACAAGGGTCGGGAGGCGGCCGAGGCCGCCGTCGCCACCGCGCTGGCCCTTCGCCGGCTGCTCTGA
- a CDS encoding bifunctional 3,4-dihydroxy-2-butanone-4-phosphate synthase/GTP cyclohydrolase II produces the protein MTTAPETSTDARPGAVRLDTVERAVEDIAAGRPVVVVDDEDRENEGDLVFAAAKVSPELVGFMVRHTSGVICVSMEGPALDRLELPPMTMVNEDRKGTAYAVSVDAREGITTGISAADRAHTIATLVDPRTSPRHLTRPGHVFPLRAVPGGVLRRTGHTEAGVDLARLAGLFPAGVLCELVHDDGSMMRAAACRAFADEHGLAMISIADLIAYRRRTENLVVREAETVLPTRYGTFRAIGYRTLVDGNEHIALVLGEIDPQRPVLVRVHSECLTGDVFGSLRCDCGEQLDASFASVAREGQGIVLYMRGHEGRGIGLVHKLQAYQLQDHGADTLDANLELGLPVDARDYGIGALILYDLGVREMRLLTNNPDKRAGLEGHGLRIVERLPLPVRSTEHNRRYLETKRDRMGHDLPQDLGAAQEVAKP, from the coding sequence ATGACGACCGCCCCCGAGACGAGCACCGACGCGCGACCCGGAGCCGTCCGACTGGACACCGTCGAACGCGCCGTCGAGGACATCGCCGCGGGCCGCCCGGTCGTGGTGGTCGACGACGAGGACCGCGAGAACGAGGGGGACCTCGTCTTCGCCGCCGCCAAGGTCAGCCCCGAGCTGGTCGGGTTCATGGTCCGCCACACCAGCGGGGTCATCTGCGTGTCGATGGAGGGACCCGCCCTCGACCGCCTGGAGCTGCCGCCGATGACCATGGTCAACGAGGACCGCAAGGGGACCGCGTACGCCGTCAGCGTCGACGCCCGTGAGGGCATCACCACCGGGATCTCGGCGGCCGACCGGGCCCACACCATCGCCACCCTGGTCGACCCGCGCACCAGCCCGCGCCACCTGACCCGGCCCGGCCACGTCTTCCCGCTGCGCGCGGTTCCGGGTGGCGTCCTGCGCCGCACCGGGCACACCGAGGCCGGTGTCGACCTCGCCCGCCTGGCCGGGCTGTTCCCCGCCGGGGTGCTCTGCGAGCTGGTCCACGACGACGGATCGATGATGCGAGCCGCGGCTTGCCGCGCCTTCGCCGACGAGCACGGGCTCGCGATGATCTCGATCGCCGACCTCATCGCCTACCGGCGCCGGACGGAGAACCTCGTCGTCCGCGAGGCGGAGACGGTCCTGCCCACCCGCTACGGCACGTTCCGGGCCATCGGGTACCGCACCCTGGTCGACGGCAACGAGCACATCGCGCTCGTGCTCGGCGAGATCGACCCGCAGCGACCGGTGCTGGTGCGGGTGCACTCCGAGTGCCTGACTGGGGACGTGTTCGGCTCGCTTCGCTGCGACTGCGGCGAGCAGCTCGACGCCTCCTTCGCCAGCGTGGCCCGCGAGGGCCAGGGGATCGTCCTGTACATGCGCGGCCACGAGGGACGGGGCATCGGCTTGGTGCACAAGCTGCAGGCTTACCAGCTGCAGGACCACGGCGCCGACACCCTCGACGCCAACCTGGAGCTCGGGCTCCCCGTGGACGCCCGCGACTACGGGATCGGCGCGCTGATCCTCTACGACCTCGGGGTGCGCGAGATGCGCCTGCTCACCAACAACCCGGACAAGCGGGCCGGCCTCGAGGGGCACGGCCTGCGCATCGTCGAGCGGCTGCCGCTCCCGGTCCGCTCCACCGAGCACAACCGCCGATACCTGGAGACCAAGCGGGACCGGATGGGTCACGACCTGCCGCAGGACCTCGGCGCGGCCCAGGAGGTGGCGAAGCCGTGA
- a CDS encoding riboflavin synthase has protein sequence MFTGIVEELGEVVAVEDVGDARRLRIRGPLVTSDAADGDSVAVNGVCLTVTAVDDSTFSADVMRETLDRSSLGGLVAGSPVNLERPLTLAARLGGHLVQGHVDATGTVAERTPSEHWEVVRIDVPEAITRYLVEKGSVTVDGVSLTIVDVGPTWFSVSLIPTTLDRTTLGRAAVGTTVNLEVDVLAKYVEKLLGART, from the coding sequence ATGTTCACCGGGATCGTCGAGGAGCTGGGGGAGGTCGTCGCCGTCGAGGACGTCGGCGACGCCCGTCGGCTGCGCATCCGTGGACCGCTGGTGACCTCCGATGCGGCAGACGGCGACTCCGTGGCCGTCAACGGCGTGTGCCTGACCGTCACCGCCGTCGACGACTCCACGTTCAGCGCCGACGTCATGCGCGAGACCCTCGACCGCTCCTCCCTCGGCGGACTGGTGGCCGGCAGCCCGGTCAACCTCGAACGTCCGCTCACCCTGGCCGCCCGCCTGGGCGGGCATCTCGTCCAGGGCCACGTCGACGCGACGGGGACGGTGGCCGAGCGCACGCCGAGCGAGCACTGGGAGGTCGTGCGCATCGACGTCCCGGAGGCGATCACCCGCTACCTGGTGGAGAAGGGCAGCGTCACCGTCGACGGGGTCTCGCTCACCATCGTCGACGTCGGCCCGACCTGGTTCTCGGTGAGCCTCATCCCGACCACCCTCGACCGCACGACCCTCGGGCGGGCGGCCGTCGGCACCACCGTCAACCTCGAGGTGGACGTCCTGGCCAAGTACGTCGAGAAGCTGCTGGGAGCACGAACATGA